The Cyclopterus lumpus isolate fCycLum1 chromosome 1, fCycLum1.pri, whole genome shotgun sequence sequence tgaatccTCGGCGGGGTCCGACAACGACGCGAATTTGCCCAAATCAACATTGGCCCCCTGTAGCCTCGGAGACGGGCGAGATGACGGAACTACAGCCGAGCGAACATCCCGCCCACTCGCCAGAACCgggttgattgacagctggagcTCGGCTACGGATTGGCCAGCTATCGACGATGCCGTTCCACGGAGCGCTCTGATTGGCCTTTCAATCCATCAACAACAGCAACGTAGCGCCACCCTACAAATAGCCAGCGACGGGAACGTCAACGATTATTTTCCTCTCGACGACGTCCGCGCCCACTTTCTCCGGTTGCTCTCCTCCATTGGCTTGTGGCGGCCGAACCGTGGGAATCTTGGTGAATGCGAGGATATCTATTGGCCGTTAGGAATGGCCCCCTccctccaaaaaagaaaaaccctccCTCCTCGCGCTCTGTCACCCCCCGCCGCTAAGCGACTGATACGCGTTTGGCTAAGTGACGTCAACCGCGAGCTATTTTTAGAAATGTTGGTCAGAAATTAACGCACGCGCGGCGCGGTCTGGTTGGCAGGACTTCTAAAACAGATCGCAGACAGACGTGCATGGAGGGAAGAGTTTATCTAGTAAGAAATGAATCACGagaaatgaaatatatatttgtattagtaTCGGTGTCGAATGAAAACACGCAGAGCCTCATCCTATCTGTGGCCCACCTACCTTTACTATCTGTCACCCCACATCTGGTGTACCTATAGGGTGAGTGGAGCAGATGCCCAAGGACCCTTATGAGGATCCTCAAAAGGCACACTTTCACATAGATTTGCATTTAAATAACTTATTTCAATAATAAGTTGAGCTGGTGTTGGTGAACAAATCAGAACGTGAAAAGGACTCCAGGCTCACAAACACCCACGATATATATCCCTGCAGGGTCTGATACCATGAGGCCTCTAACCAGTTACTTCATTATTTTAATGGTGCCCAAAATACCAAATTACATCAGCAGTACAAGCTATACCATGTTAGAAATGTTGCCCTACAGGGCTGATCATTTCTCTGGCACATCTGGTTTTCAAAACTAATCTTTGGCGGCTACGTTTTTATTGTTAATTAATTTCACGAGTAAAAAgtgtgtaatataaatatatataaaaaagacaattgtACACAAGACGTAAAAGAGACACATTTGCATCAAATTCACATATTCAAAGTACCAAACGTGAAGGTATACATTGTGCAGAACAGCTCAtcccaggaaaaaaaaacattggattCTGATTAATGATGAGCTCTAATGTGTACATCACCTTAACGTTGCAGCTGGTTAAAGTGCAGTTAAACAGTGTAGACATGCACAAAGCAGACCGAGGTATAACAGATGGAAGGACGGAGGAGCTGGTCCCTTCAACCAAGAGATGAAATGGGTGAGAGCAGACAGTCCCCTCCCGTTGTGCTGCAGTTGCCAAGCAACATGAGGCTAGAGTGAAAATGGTGGCGTGATGCTGCTGCATTTTATGAATGAAattggaaaaagaaaggagccaggggaggggaggggaaagaGTGGGCCAACACACAGTTTTGCTAGTGTGCTTCCTTCCTCACTGGTCAATAGGGAAAGCAGCTGTGTAATTAAGATGTGGCGATTACCAGAGAGTAGCACTAGGTCcacaaaacaaactttattaAGCCCATCACAACCCCCATTGTTACAAATACTGGAGGCAGAGAATATATATAGtaagtacaaaaagaaaatgtgccttCTCATCTTGAAGACAATATGAGCACTGAGAAAACATTATTTACAGAAAACCTAAACCTTAACTGCAATCCAGAAAccatgtcttcatctccttttccTACATGTTTTGTGCATCATTAGAGACAGACATTTAACTGAACTGGGGCCGATTATCGGGATAACTTTAAAACTTGCAAACACAAGGTTGTACTCCGCATAAGCTATCTAGCCAACAGTAAATACAGCTAGTTCTTGCAACAGGCCCCTGAACATGACCCACATTTCAAACCCAACATTTCTGTCCACTGGCACTCTTACTCCAGATGCTACACATTTACATGACACAATTTCACAACAATTAAATGCTTTACTATAAACAGCAAGTGCTACATACAGAGCACTGCCCATATCTTTGATCCATGCTCAGAAGACACAATGAACAGCACAGTATGGATACCAAACAGGTGACCATTAGTGAATGTGTATGACTTGCAAATCTCAGGGCTGTGAGGATATGGCCGTCTTAAAATCGCCCCACCCTGAGGACTCAAAACTTTATCTGGCTCAGCTTTGACATTGTCTAAGACAGAGATATATTAAAATAAGGCAAAGCTGGTTGTGCAGGCCTGTATGTGGCGAAAGAGAGCACAAGAGACAAAATCAGTTTGTAACAATGCCAGATACATCCCATTTGTGTATGCTGTATAAAAATAATGTCCTTGATACATCCTTGGCCTTCTTGtccaaatgtgtgtttgcaatGTGGTTGAGTGTACAGATAAGAACAACCTCTTGTCCATTATCTTAATCTGATGATTTTTTACATGCAGTCCATGGAGTTGTCTGGCATCAGTCCAAGAGGTGGCATCTTTCCTGGTATACAGGACGGTGGGAGCATGCCGCTGATGTTGGGGGACGGGTCGACATTTTCGCAGTCCTCCATCTTGTCTGCCGAGCCCTCCCAGTTGATATGGAAGCGGGTGACTCGGGGGTTGGAAGCCAAAATATTCCTCAGGAGCTAAGAGAATAAAAGTAACATTGGTGAAATGTCAAAACTCCTGTCTGTGGTGGAGATGTCCTGACTTTTAGTTTTTATCAAAGCTTTTCTGAATGGAACTAAACAGCATCTTTCGATTAGGCCCTCCAGTCCTGTTAAACACTCAACTGTATGCCTCTCGTTCTGGATGCAGGCTTTCCAGAAAAGTGTGGTCTCTCAAACCGAGATAACCGAAATGGCATCCCATGGATTATTTTTCTCAGATTTATAAAAAGCTTCTGCACAGCTTcagaagacattatacaacCGTTTTTCAAAAGTTGAGTGGATCCATGTCAGGTGAATACAAGAAGGTACCGTTTCCATGTAGAGTATAGATTGCACAGAGAGTGTAGTGTGTAAGGTGTTCTGCTTGGGCAGTTGAACAAATGCTGGTTGGGTTTATATTTTGGCCGATTATTGACATTCTATTTAGCTAATTCAATGGTCTGCTTCTGATGAATAAATGAGATGTGTTGCTCAGCGAGCCGAGAGAGACTAAAACAGAGTTGGTGATTACGAACAAGACCGTTTGTGTGAGTTCTATTTTGTGTTGAGtttgaatgaaatgtgtgttttacgaTGAGTTAAGCCAGTTAGgccagtgagagagaaaaacttAGACACAATGGATTTTTCTGTTAATGATATAGgaatttttaaaatatatttccagCCTTGACAATCTTACAAGTTAATTTTGTTAATTAAACTAAGGAACTAGTCACTCAAACACATCCATCAGCTGAAACCAAAAGGTGTGggagcacaaacacacctgtgCAAATGTATCAGCAATCGACTGTTGTTGGGCTGTTGGAAAATTGTAACAGAGTCGTCTTCAAATTGCTATTTTGTAGTGATGCACTGATTAATCGGTCGAACATTGGTATCAGCCATCTACCAAACTGTTATTTTAAACATTGGTATCGACACACAATTTCATAACCGATGCATCTCTATTACTTTGTTTGACAAACGGTACAAAACATAAGAAAAttcaagaaaagacaaataataaataaaataatatatatattatactttcTTAATTATACTGTTGCCTGTAACTTAAATTTTAGGTCACCTGAGGGCAGTAGAAAACAGTGCATGTTTCAACAGACTTATCGTTTCTAAGTAGGGCCTAGGAACTGTACCATATCTTAAAAAATATCTGTAGCATTGTGTTaatttataaaaatgaaataaatctaatttaattacattttttaaacacagatCAGTTGTGATTCAGTccagtaaaaagaagaaaagaaacgcaAGGCACTCTTGTAGGGCTGCTAGTTGATTAGTCAACTAAGATATATTTCGACAATtagtttatttcatgttttttttggcatgCTGAATGACTTCCAAACATACCTCttgtaaacacaatatttaaattGGTGATTCTTTACAGAtccgtcaaaaaaaaaaaaaatgtattagttGACAAAATTGTGTTAGTCGATTTAGAATTCCTTCTGTCGAGAACAGCCCTATACCATCCATAAAAAGATAGGAAAAATCACTCATTTTTATGCTACTACGCATAACAGAAATGAACGACAGTCTTCTCTgagtgtgttacctgagtgtaGTCTGGTTTGAGGGGTGGGTTTTCCCGTAGTTCAGGGTCTGTGTATTCATTGTTGACATAGTAACCAATGCGGATGAACTCCTGTCCACGGTAGGTGCAGGTTATAAGGACAACAGTCACTCCTACAGCGTCACTCTCTGGAATCAGCCCTGTGTTAGGAGCATCAGCCTGAGGGGGCAGACAGGAACCCAACAAGGAAGAAATCAGATCAAAGTAAACCACAGTAATCATGTTACTAATGCAGCatcgaaaaaaaacaaaggaccAAACTAGGGAAATCAAATACATTTACCCCGGTTTCTTTTTCAGTCCAAGTATTCAATGGCTTCTGTGGTCTAGCTGTATGAGAGGAGAGGTAACATGTGACCACAGCTTACtgacctgaaacacaaacatgtgtctGCCAGCCGGTACCGGGCCAACTAGAACAGAGTCCAGAACCTGGTCGTATTCCTCGCTCTCAGCTGAACCCACATAGATGATCTTCCACTCCAGATCTGatatcacatacacacaacagaGACATACAATGCATTTCTGTTTGTAAGGAATTTGAGTTACACATATTATTGATGTTGATTACTGTGCACAAGCTCTATTTCTAGACACTACGCTTGGACGTTTCAAAACAAGCAAGCTTTTTATACATAGGTGAAAAGCAGAGTTTTGAGCTGATATTGGTATCTTCCATTTCCCTACGTGTACTGGCTGATGTGGTTACCTTAGCCGCTGTTGAGTCTTTTTAAGCTGAAATGACGAATATTGTAAAACAGAACTTGTCTATGAAATaatttattcttgcaagaagaggCAGTTATAAAGGAGTctttagaaattaaaaaaggaatactAGGTCAACGTGTTCACAAGACATACAGATGTATACATCCTGCCCTTAACATATGGAACCTGTCCCCATAAGTACTTCATTACTTAACAGGTGGTACTTTATTACTTAACAAAAGAAGAGGATGTTTATACTACTTAGGCAGCTGCTGCATGACCCACGAGTCACCCTATGCAGGCAGTGATAGTATGCACAATAACAGCTTGTATACAAGTTCACTTAGATAAGATATAACACACTCATAATATATAATTGCCATTATACTGattcaaatcaaatatatatatatatatatatatatatatatatatatatatatatatatatatacatatatatatatatacatatatatatatatatttatttttttccttgttCAAATGCAAGAACAAAACAGCTTCCTCTACCTGTCTTAATCAAAATATAGCAGAAGCACATGCCGTTTTGTTGTAATATTGTGGCATATCAATTGACATTCCAATGTCACTGAT is a genomic window containing:
- the asf1bb gene encoding histone chaperone asf1b-B produces the protein MAKVQVLNVAVLDNPSPFGNPFQFEITFECMEDLPEDLEWKIIYVGSAESEEYDQVLDSVLVGPVPAGRHMFVFQADAPNTGLIPESDAVGVTVVLITCTYRGQEFIRIGYYVNNEYTDPELRENPPLKPDYTQLLRNILASNPRVTRFHINWEGSADKMEDCENVDPSPNISGMLPPSCIPGKMPPLGLMPDNSMDCM